A stretch of DNA from Arthrobacter globiformis:
TGTGGTCACGTCCAGCCCGGAATCGGACAGGCCGGCGATGACGCCGATCAGCCACGCATTGCCTGTCGATCCGCCGCCACCGAGGACCAACGCTCGGTCGGAGACCGTCGTGGAGGTGAAATGCAGAGGTGAAGAAGGTGTTGTGTTCATGGGAGTCGCCTTTCGCGAATTTGCCGGCGGTGCTCCCGGTGGCGACTACTTCAGTCGCGCGATCGTGGACTGCGGGGGAGCACCCGTTGCGGATACTGCGTTCATGGGTCTCACCTCCTGCCAATAGATCACGATCACCGGAAAGCTATCACTTCGGCGAAGGGGCGCGCAATCGGCAACATGAGATTCCAGCCAGTATCCTGCTTTCCCTCTGCCCCGGGAACATGTCCTGGCAGGACGCCGTTGTATGTGGGACGCCGCCTCATGGTTCAGCGGCTCAATCACAGCAAAGGACACCTCATGCCCCAGCGCACCATCGTGATTACCGGCGCCAGCGACGGCATCGGTGCAGCAGCCGCGCGGTACCTGGCGCGGGCAGGCGACTGGATCGTCGTCGTCGGGCGTTCCCCAGGGAAGACCGCAGCGGTCGGTGCGGAACTGGGCGTTGACTACTTCGTCTGCGACTTCGCGGAGCTGGCGCAGGTGCGAGAGCTGGCCGCGGCGTTGCGCGAAAGGTACCCGCGAATCGATGTCCTGGTGAACAACGCCGGCGGGATCATGCGCGGCCATGAGCTGACCGTGGACGGCCACGAGAAGACGTTCCAGGTCAACCATCTAGCGCCGTTCCTGCTCACGAGCGAGCTGATGGATATTCTCACCGCCAGCCGTGCCACCATCATCAATACCTCCAGCGCTGCCAACGGTTTCGGGCGCCTGGATCTGACGGATCTCAACTCAGAGCGCAGCTACTCGACAAACCGCGCCTACGGTACGGCGAAGCTGGCGAACATCCTGTTTACCGCGGAGCTGCAGAACCGCTACGGGAAGGACGGCATTGCGGCGGCCGCCTTCCATCCCGGCGTCGTGGCGACCAACTTCGCTGCTGAGTCCACAAGCTGGTTCCGCCATGCCTACAAGACCGTGTTCAACCGGTTCCTGATCTCGGCCGAGCAGGGCGCTGACACGCTCGTTTGGCTCGCTACATCCCCGCCCGGACGGGACTGGGTGCCCGGCGCCTTCTACGTCAAGCGTGCGCTGGCGAAGGCCAACAAGCAGGCCTACGACGCCGGGCTGGCGAGGAGCCTCTGGGACCGCAGCCTGGAGCTAGTCAGCGCCGGCGAGCCGCTGGAGAAGCCCGAACTGGACAACGTCTGACATGTGTCAGCCGAAGGTCTCAACCTTCGCAGCCTATGCCATCACTGTCCCTGTCCAGGCCGTAGATGTCCGCACCAGTGACGGTCACCGGACCCTGTACATAGGCGGGCCCGTTACCGCTCCGCCAGCGCAGTCCACGTCTGAGGCGATTGGTACGCAGGCGCCAGAGTAATTCGGGTCGCAGTTGGAGGGGGCAGCTGCAGGCGGTGCGACTATGGCCTGCTGCGCTGCCTTGTCCGCCGCCGCTTGCGCAGCGGCAGCTTCCTGGGCTGCCGTGGCTTCTGCTGCACGTTGCGCTGCCTGAGCGGCGGCCGCCGCCTCCGCAGCCCCGCGGGACGGTTTCGGTCTAGGCGGCGAGAGCTGAGGGAGGGTTTGGGGTTAGGCGGCGAAAGGTGAGGGAGGGTTTGGGGTCAAGCGACGAGAGGTGAGGAAGGGTTGGCCTGGGTCAGCGGCGCAGGCGCAGACCTTCAAGGGCCTCGAGCGCTGCGATGGAGCGGCTGATGGCCTGCTCGAGGCCGGCCTCGGATTCGGGAACCGAGAACAGGTAACCCTGCATGGCGTCGCACTGCAGGTCCGTCAGGTAGGCGGCCTGCTGGGAGGTTTCGATGCCCTCGGCGGTGACGCCAAGACCAAGGCTGTGGGCCATGTTGATCATGGAACTGAGGATCGGCAGCTTCTCCGCCCCTGTCCGGACCATGGAAACGAAGGACTGGTCGATCTTCACCGCGTCCACCGGCAGATCCTGAAGCCTGCCCAGCGAGGAGTAACCGGTGCCGAAATCATCGAGCGCAACCCGCACGCCGGCGCTGCGCAGGCTTGCAAGCTGGCTGATCACGTGGTCGTCGGCATCGAAAAACACGCTCTCCGTCACCTCCAGCACCAGCTGCCGGGGGTCCATGCCGTGGGACTCGGCCATGTCCAGCACGCTGCCGGCGAAATCGCAGTCCCGCAGCTGCACGCCGGACACGTTGACCGCAAGGGAACGCTCGGCGCCGGCTGAAAGCCAGGGTCCAAGCTGGATAAAACTTTCCCGCATCATCTGCAGGCCGACCGCAGAGATCAGTCCGCTGCGCTCCGCCGTCGGAATGAACTGTGACGGCGGGACATTCCTCCCGTCGCGCTCCCACCGTGCCAGGGCCTCGAACTGGATCACCTCACCCAGCTGAGGCGAGACAACCGGCTGGTAGCTCACGCTGATCTGGTCGTTGTCGACGGCGAGCCTCAGTCCCGCTTCCATGTCCGTCCGCTGCACCAGGGCCGTCATCATCTCCGGCTGGAACCGCATGTACCGGTTCTTGCCCGCCGCTTTGGCCGCGTACATCGCCACGTCCGCACGCCGCAGCAGCTCCGACGCGGCCACCGCGTCCTCACAGAGCGAAGCGATTCCCAGGCTCAGGCTGGGCCG
This window harbors:
- a CDS encoding SDR family NAD(P)-dependent oxidoreductase, translated to MPQRTIVITGASDGIGAAAARYLARAGDWIVVVGRSPGKTAAVGAELGVDYFVCDFAELAQVRELAAALRERYPRIDVLVNNAGGIMRGHELTVDGHEKTFQVNHLAPFLLTSELMDILTASRATIINTSSAANGFGRLDLTDLNSERSYSTNRAYGTAKLANILFTAELQNRYGKDGIAAAAFHPGVVATNFAAESTSWFRHAYKTVFNRFLISAEQGADTLVWLATSPPGRDWVPGAFYVKRALAKANKQAYDAGLARSLWDRSLELVSAGEPLEKPELDNV